Proteins encoded by one window of Sphingosinicella sp. BN140058:
- a CDS encoding amidohydrolase family protein codes for MMTASRSGGVRGRRYGAALVAALLVGANGNAVAMAPPAPPTLAIHAGTVVAIPGERLLGPSTIIVRDRRIAEIVPGYVQINDASIVDLKSRTVLPGLIDMHVHFSFGPETKLWSAAIDTPEDVALFAFANARRTLDAGFTTVRDVGSDGNAIHALRDAINEGDLAGPRIFLSGTSLSIVGGHGDMSGLNRRTTEALFPYDYTGACTGPVECALRVREAAKYGANLIKVAATGGIMSQQARGLEQHLTDEELVSIVTTAHALGLKVAAHAHGRDGVAASVRAGVDSIEHGTFLDEEIAREMAARGTWLVPTLGLLQAETEADTSRFTPAVRAKIAEARRHQGENIRLAQRYKLKVAFGTDAGVSEHGKNARQFRHMVEQGPMAPVEAIRAATVLAADLLGQSEAIGSIEVGKLADLIAVDGDPLADVTVLERVAAVIKDGEVVRLSPASPAKP; via the coding sequence ATGATGACGGCCAGCCGGTCAGGCGGAGTACGTGGGCGGCGCTACGGTGCAGCGCTCGTCGCTGCACTGCTCGTTGGCGCGAACGGCAATGCGGTCGCCATGGCGCCTCCGGCGCCGCCCACGCTTGCGATCCATGCCGGTACCGTGGTCGCGATTCCGGGCGAGCGCCTGCTCGGTCCGTCCACCATCATCGTCCGCGACCGTCGGATTGCCGAAATCGTACCTGGATACGTGCAGATCAACGACGCCTCGATCGTCGACCTGAAGAGCCGGACGGTGCTGCCCGGCCTTATCGACATGCACGTCCACTTCAGCTTCGGCCCGGAAACCAAGCTATGGTCGGCAGCGATCGACACGCCCGAGGATGTGGCACTGTTCGCCTTTGCCAATGCGAGAAGGACGCTCGACGCCGGTTTTACGACGGTCCGTGATGTCGGCTCGGATGGCAACGCGATCCATGCGTTGCGCGACGCCATCAACGAGGGTGACCTTGCTGGCCCGCGGATCTTCCTTTCCGGAACCTCCCTGTCGATCGTCGGCGGCCATGGCGACATGTCGGGCCTCAATCGCAGGACGACAGAAGCCTTGTTTCCGTACGACTATACCGGCGCCTGCACGGGACCGGTCGAATGCGCACTAAGGGTTCGCGAAGCTGCGAAATATGGCGCCAACCTCATCAAGGTTGCGGCGACTGGCGGGATTATGTCGCAGCAGGCACGCGGGCTTGAGCAGCACCTCACGGACGAGGAACTGGTCTCGATCGTGACCACGGCGCATGCGCTGGGCCTGAAGGTCGCTGCCCATGCCCATGGCCGCGACGGCGTGGCCGCTTCGGTCCGCGCTGGTGTCGACTCCATCGAGCACGGCACCTTCCTGGATGAGGAGATTGCCCGGGAGATGGCGGCACGAGGCACGTGGCTGGTACCCACGCTCGGCCTGCTCCAGGCTGAGACCGAGGCGGACACGAGCCGCTTCACGCCCGCCGTTCGCGCGAAAATCGCGGAAGCCCGTCGCCATCAGGGTGAGAACATACGGCTCGCGCAAAGATACAAGCTCAAGGTCGCGTTCGGCACCGATGCCGGCGTATCCGAACACGGCAAGAATGCGCGGCAATTCCGTCACATGGTCGAGCAGGGGCCGATGGCCCCCGTCGAAGCGATCCGGGCAGCCACCGTGTTGGCGGCTGATCTCCTGGGCCAATCGGAGGCAATCGGCTCGATCGAGGTGGGCAAACTGGCCGATCTCATTGCGGTCGACGGCGACCCGCTCGCGGATGTGACCGTGCTGGAACGCGTCGCCGCTGTGATCAAGGATGGTGAGGTGGTCAGGCTGTCGCCAGCTTCGCCGGCCAAGCCGTGA